A genomic region of Antennarius striatus isolate MH-2024 chromosome 2, ASM4005453v1, whole genome shotgun sequence contains the following coding sequences:
- the LOC137588009 gene encoding histone H4, producing the protein MSGRGKGGKGLGKGGAKRHRKVLRDNIQGITKPAIRRLARRGGVKRISGLIYEETRGVLKVFLENVIRDAVTYTEHAKRKTVTAMDVVYALKRQGRTLYGFGG; encoded by the coding sequence atgagtggaagaggaaagggaggaaaaggaCTCGGGAAAGGAGGCGCCAAGCGTCACCGGAAAGTTCTCCGTGATAACATCCAGGGAATCACCAAGCCCGCTATCCGCCGCCTGGCTCGCCGTGGTGGAGTGAAGCGGATCTCCGGTCTGATCTACGAGGAGACCCGCGGTGTGTTGAAGGTGTTCCTGGAGAACGTGATCCGTGATGCCGTCACGTACACCGAGCACGCCAAGAGAAAGACCGTCACCGCCATGGATGTGGTGTATGCTCTGAAGAGGCAGGGACGCACCCTGTACGGCTTCGGGGGCTAG
- the LOC137587919 gene encoding histone H3 — protein MARTKQTARKSTGGKAPRKQLATKAARKSAPATGGVKKPHRYRPGTVALREIRRYQKSTELLIRKLPFQRLVREIAQDFKTDLRFQSSAVMALQEASEAYLVGLFEDTNLCAIHAKRVTIMPKDIQLARRIRGERA, from the coding sequence ATGGCGAGAACCAAGCAGACCGCTCGTAAGTCTACTGGAGGCAAAGCCCCCAGAAAGCAGCTGGCCACCAAAGCAGCTCGGAAGAGCGCTCCGGCCACCGGCGGCGTGAAGAAGCCTCACCGTTACAGGCCCGGTACCGTGGCTCTGAGAGAGATCCGTCGCTACCAGAAGTCGACCGAGCTGCTGATCCGGAAGCTGCCCTTCCAGCGTCTGGTGAGAGAGATCGCTCAGGACTTCAAGACCGACCTGCGCTTCCAGAGCTCCGCTGTCATGGCTCTGCAGGAGGCCAGCGAGGCTTACCTGGTGGGCCTGTTCGAGGACACCAACCTGTGCGCCATCCACGCCAAGAGGGTGACCATCATGCCCAAAGACATCCAGCTGGCCCGCCGCATCCGCGGGGAGAGGGCTTag
- the LOC137587932 gene encoding histone H2A, whose product MSGRGKTGGKARAKAKTRSSRAGLQFPVGRVHRLLRKGNYAQRVGAGAPVYLAAVLEYLTAEILELAGNAARDNKKTRIIPRHLQLAVRNDEELNKLLGGVTIAQGGVLPNIQAVLLPKKTEKAAKK is encoded by the coding sequence ATGAGCGGACGTGGTAAAACCGGCGGTAAAGCCAGAGCTAAGGCCAAGACCCGCTCCTCTCGTGCCGGGCTCCAGTTCCCGGTCGGCCGTGTTCACCGGCTGCTGCGTAAAGGGAACTATGCGCAGCGCGTCGGTGCCGGCGCCCCCGTCTACCTGGCGGCTGTGCTGGAGTACCTGACCGCTGAGATCCTGGAGCTGGCTGGAAACGCTGCCCGTGACAACAAGAAGACTCGGATCATCCCCCGTCACCTGCAGCTGGCTGTCCGCAACGACGAGGAGCTCAACAAGCTGCTGGGCGGGGTGACCATCGCTCAGGGCGGCGTGCTGCCCAACATCCAGGCCGTCCTGCTGCCCAAGAAGACCGAGAAGGCTGCCAAGAAGTGA
- the LOC137587994 gene encoding histone H2B 1/2, translated as MPEPAKSAPKKGSKKAVSKTASKSGKKRRRTRKESYAIYVYKVLKQVHPDTGISSKAMGIMNSFVNDIFERIAGEASRLAHYNKRSTITSREIQTAVRLLLPGELAKHAVSEGTKAVTKYTSSK; from the coding sequence atgcctGAACCAGCGAAGTCAGCGCCCAAGAAGGGCTCGAAGAAAGCCGTGAGCAAGACCGCCAGCAAGAGCggcaagaagaggaggaggaccaggaaGGAGAGCTACGCCATCTACGTGTACAAGGTGCTGAAGCAGGTGCACCCAGACACCGGGATCTCGTCTAAGGCCATGGGCATCATGAACTCGTTTGTGAACGACATCTTTGAACGCATCGCCGGTGAGGCCTCTCGTCTGGCTCACTACAACAAGCGCTCCACCATCACCTCCAGGGAGATCCAGACCGCCGTGCGTCTCCTGCTGCCCGGGGAGCTGGCCAAGCACGCCGTGTCTGAGGGCACCAAGGCCGTGACCAAGTATACCAGCTCCAAGTAG
- the LOC137587888 gene encoding histone H1-like yields MAEEAPAAAAAAPAKAAKKKAPRPAKSGPSVSELILKAVAASKERSGVSAAALKKALSAGGYDVDKKKARVNMAIKALVAKGTLVQTKGTGASGSFKMNKKAAEPKAKKPVKKVASKAKKPAAKKPAAAKKPKAAAAKKPAAAKKSPKKAKKPAAAKKAAAKSPKKATKSPKKVAKKTKAPAAKKAVKKVAKPKVKKAAAKKK; encoded by the coding sequence ATGGCAGAagaagctccagcagcagcagccgcggCCCCGGCCAAAGCAGCCAAGAAGAAGGCCCCCAGACCGGCTAAGTCTGGCCCCAGCGTCAGCGAGCTGATCCTGAAAGCAGTGGCCGCGTCCAAGGAGCGGAGCGGCGTGTCAGCCGCTGCCCTGAAGAAGGCTTTGTCTGCCGGCGGCTACGATGTGGACAAGAAAAAGGCGCGGGTCAACATGGCCATCAAGGCTCTGGTGGCCAAAGGGACTCTGGTCCAGACCAAGGGCACCGGGGCGTCGGGCTCCTTCAAGATGAACAAGAAAGCAGCCGAACCCAAGGCCAAGAAGCCCGTCAAGAAAGTGGCGTCTAAAGCCAAGAAGCCCGCAGCCAAGAAACCGGCAGCGGCTAAAAAGCCCAAGGCGGCGGCAGCCAAGAAGCCGGCAGCCGCTAAGAAGTCCCCCAAGAAGGCCAAGAAACCTGCAGCCGCCAAGAAAGCTGCAGCCAAGAGCCCCAAGAAGGCCACCAAGAGCCCCAAGAAAGTGGCCAAGAAGACCAAGGCCCCCGCAGCCAAGAAAGCAGTCAAGAAGGTTGCTAAGCCCAAAGTCAAGAAGGCAGCAGCCAAGAAGAAGTGA
- the LOC137611120 gene encoding histone H1-like translates to MAEEAPAAAAAPAKAAKKKAPRPAKSGPSVSELILKAVAASKERSGVSAAALKKALSAGGYDVDKKKARVNMAIKALVAKGTLVQTKGTGASGSFKMNKKAAEPKAKKPVKKVASKAKKPAAKKPPAAKKPKAAAAKKPAAAKKSPKKAKKPAAAKKAAAKSPKKATKSPKKVAKKTKTPAAKKAVKKVAKPKVKKAAAKKK, encoded by the coding sequence ATGGCAGAagaagctccagcagcagccgcGGCCCCGGCCAAAGCAGCCAAGAAGAAGGCCCCCAGACCGGCTAAGTCTGGCCCCAGCGTCAGCGAGCTGATCCTGAAAGCAGTGGCCGCGTCCAAGGAGCGGAGTGGCGTGTCAGCCGCTGCCCTGAAGAAGGCTTTGTCTGCCGGCGGCTACGATGTGGACAAGAAAAAGGCGCGGGTCAACATGGCCATCAAGGCTCTGGTGGCCAAAGGGACTCTGGTCCAGACCAAGGGCACCGGGGCGTCAGGCTCCTTCAAGATGAACAAGAAAGCAGCCGAACCCAAGGCCAAGAAGCCCGTCAAGAAAGTGGCGTCTAAAGCCAAGAAGCCCGCAGCCAAGAAACCGCCAGCGGCTAAAAAGCCCAAGGCGGCGGCAGCCAAGAAGCCGGCAGCCGCTAAGAAGTCCCCCAAGAAGGCCAAGAAACCTGCAGCCGCCAAGAAAGCTGCAGCCAAGAGCCCCAAGAAGGCCACCAAGAGCCCCAAGAAAGTGGCCAAGAAGACCAAGACCCCCGCAGCCAAGAAAGCAGTCAAGAAGGTTGCTAAGCCCAAAGTCAAGAAGGCAGCAGCCAAGAAGAAGTGA
- the LOC137610929 gene encoding histone H2B 1/2-like, giving the protein MPEPAKSAPKKGSKKAVSKTASKTGKKRRRTRKESYAIYVYKVLKQVHPDTGISSKAMGIMNSFVNDIFERIAGEASRLAH; this is encoded by the coding sequence atgcctGAACCAGCGAAGTCAGCGCCCAAGAAGGGCTCGAAGAAAGCCGTGAGCAAGACCGCCAGCAAGACCGGCAAGAAGCGGAGGAGGACCAGGAAGGAGAGCTACGCCATCTACGTGTACAAGGTGCTGAAGCAGGTGCACCCAGACACCGGGATCTCGTCTAAGGCCATGGGCATCATGAACTCGTTTGTGAACGACATCTTTGAACGCATCGCCGGTGAGGCCTCTCGTCTGGCTCACTAA
- the LOC137587945 gene encoding histone H2A: protein MSGRGKTGGKARAKAKTRSSRAGLQFPVGRVHRLLRKGNYAQRVGAGAPVYLAAVLEYLTAEILELAGNAARDNKKTRIIPRHLQLAVRNDEELNKLLGGVTIAQGGVLPNIQAVLLPKKTEKAAKK from the coding sequence ATGAGTGGACGTGGTAAAACCGGCGGTAAAGCCAGAGCTAAGGCCAAGACCCGCTCCTCTCGTGCCGGGCTCCAGTTCCCGGTCGGCCGTGTTCACCGGCTGCTGCGTAAAGGGAACTATGCGCAGCGCGTCGGTGCCGGCGCCCCCGTCTACCTGGCGGCTGTGCTGGAGTACCTGACCGCTGAGATCCTGGAGCTGGCTGGAAACGCTGCCCGTGACAACAAGAAGACTCGGATCATCCCCCGTCACCTGCAGCTGGCTGTCCGCAACGACGAGGAGCTCAACAAGCTGCTGGGCGGGGTGACCATCGCTCAGGGCGGCGTGCTGCCCAACATCCAGGCCGTCCTGCTGCCCAAGAAGACCGAGAAGGCTGCCAAGAAGTGA
- the mfn2 gene encoding mitofusin-2, translating into MSLVFPRPNSNAVHGKKDKRLMAEVNASPLKHFVTAKKKINGIFEQLGAYIKESAAFLEETYKNEELDPVTTEEQVQEVRGYLAKVAGIGEVLARRHMKVVFFGRTSNGKSSVINAMLCDKVLPSGIGHTTNCFLRVEGTDGSEAFLLTEGSEERKNIKTVNQLAHALHQDEDLDAGSLVCVMWPKAKCALLRDDLVLLDSPGIDVTTELDIWIDKFCLDADVFVLVANSESTLMQTEKSFFHKVNERLSSPNIFILNNRWDASASEPEYMDEVRRQHMDRCTNFLVEELGVVDRAQASDRIFFVSAKEVLQARVQKAQGMPEAGGALAEGFQARMFEFQNFERRFEECISQSAVKTKFEQHTVRAKQISEALRRIMDSVHVAAQEQRNYCLLTKEDRQNRLEFLDKQLDLLTMDCKCKIKKITEEVEKQVSNAMAEEIRKLHVLVDDFHLDFHPSSVVLKVYKNELHRHIEEGLGKNMSERCSTSITGALQATQTDMIEGLKPLLPSAVREQVDKLVPRQCFSLSYDLACDKLCSDFQEDISFHFSLGWTMLVNRFLGPKNTRRALMGYNDQVPRTLALTPVSTSMPPFPQSSVTQEELMVSMVTGLASLTSRTSMGVLVVGGVIWKAVGWRLIALSVGLYGLLYVYERLTWTTRAKERAFKRQFVDYASEKLQLIVSYTGSNCSHQVQQELAGVFAQLCQQVDVTRQNLEDEISDMNSKIEQLDGLQSKAKLLRNKAGWLDSELNMFTQQYLHHSK; encoded by the exons ATGTCTCTGGTTTTCCCACGTCCCAACTCCAACGCAGTCCACGGCAAGAAGGATAAGAGACTCATGGCGGAAGTGAATGCATCGCCGCTGAAGCATTTTGTCACagcaaagaagaaaatcaatggGATCTTTGAACAGCTGGGGGCCTACATCAAGGAGAGCGCTGCCTTTCTGGAAG AGACGTACAAGAATGAAGAGCTGGATCCCGTCACCACTGAGGAGCAGGTCCAGGAGGTCCGGGGTTACCTGGCGAAGGTGGCAGGGATTGGAGAGGTGTTGGCCCGCAGACACATGAAGGTGGTTTTCTTTGGGAG gacGAGTAATGGGAAGAGCTCAGTGATCAATGCCATGTTGTGTGATAAGGTCCTGCCGTCTGGAATAGGGCATACGACCAACTGCTTCCTGAGGGTGGAGGGCACTGATGGCAGCGAGGCCTTCCTCCTCACCGAGGGTtctgaggagaggaagaacatAAAG ACGGTGAACCAGCTGGCCCACGCTCTCCACCAGGATGAAGATCTGGATGCTGGCAGTCTGGTCTGCGTCATGTGGCCTAAAGCCAAGTGTGCTCTGCTCAGGGACGATCTGGTGTTGTTGGACAG CCCAGGGATTGACGTTACCACAGAACTGGACATCTGGATCGACAAGTTCTGTCTGGATGCCGATGTGTTTGTTCTGGTGGCCAACTCGGAGTCCACTCTGATGCAGACG GAAAAATCCTTCTTCCACAAGGTCAATGAGCGGCTGTCCAGTCCCAACATCTTCATCCTCAACAACCGCTGGGACGCCTCGGCTTCAGAGCCTGAATACATGGATGAG GTCCGCAGGCAGCACATGGACCGATGCACCAACTTCCTGGTGGAGGAGCTGGGCGTGGTCGATCGGGCCCAGGCCAGCGACCGCATCTTCTTTGTCTCTGCCAAAGAGGTTCTCCAGGCTCGGGTCCAGAAGGCTCAAGGGATGCCTGAAGCGG GTGGAGCTCTGGCAGAAGGCTTCCAGGCCAGAATGTTTGAGTTCCAGAACTTCGAGAGGCGTTTTGAG GAGTGTATCTCGCAGTCGGCTGTGAAGACCAAGTTTGAGCAGCACACAGTGAGGGCCAAGCAGATCTCTGAAGCCCTGCGCCGCATCATGGACTCCGTCCATGTGGCTGCTCAGGAGCAGAG gaaCTACTGCCTTCTCACCAAAGAGGACCGCCAGAACCGACTAGAGTTCCTCGACAAACAGCTGGACCTGCTGACGATGGACTGTAAGTGCAAGATCAAGAAGAtcacagaggaggtggagaaacaG GTGTCCAACGCCATGGCTGAGGAGATCAGGAAGCTTCATGTGCTGGTGGACGATTTCCACCTGGACTTCCACCCGTCATCGGTGGTGCTCAAGGTGTACAAGAAC gagcTCCACCGGCACATCGAGGAGGGTCTGGGTAAGAACATGTCAGAGCGGTGCTCCACCTCCATCACCGGCGCCCTGCAGGCCACCCAGACCGACATGATAG AGGGTCTGAAGCCTCTGTTGCCTAGCGCCGTCAGGGAGCAGGTGGACAAGCTGGTTCCTCGCCAGTGCTTCAGCCTCAGCTACGACCTGGCCTGCGACAAGCTCTGCAGCGACTTTCAGGAGGACATCAGCTTCCACTTCTCTCTGGGTTGGACCATGCTGGTCAACCGCTTCCTGGGACCCAAGAACACCCGGCGAGCCCTGATGGGTTACAACGACCAG GTCCCTCGAACTTTGGCCCTGACCCCAGTCAGCACCAGCATGCCTCCGTTCCCACAGAGTTCTGTGACCCAGGAAGAGCTcatggtttccatggtgaccgGTCTGGCTTCCCTTACGTCTCGCACGTCCATGGGCGTCCTTGTCGTTGGCGGAGTg ATCTGGAAGGCGGTCGGCTGGCGTCTGATCGCCCTGTCCGTGGGTCTGTACGGCCTCCTGTACGTCTACGAGAGGCTCACCTGGACCACCAGGGCTAAGGAGAGGGCCTTCAAGAGACAGTTTGTGGACTATGCCAGCGAGAAACTGCAACTCATCGTCAGCTACACCGGATCCAACTGCAGCCATCAAGTCCAACA GGAGTTGGCGGGTGTGTTCGCTCAGCTCTGCCAGCAGGTCGACGTCACGCGGCAGAACCTTGAAGATGAGATCAGCGACATGAACAGCAAGATCGAGCAGCTGGATGGCCTGCAGAGCAAAGCCAAGCTGCTACG GAACAAGGCGGGCTGGCTGGACAGCGAGCTCAACATGTTCACGCAGCAGTACCTTCATCACAGCAAGTGA